In one window of Hevea brasiliensis isolate MT/VB/25A 57/8 chromosome 10, ASM3005281v1, whole genome shotgun sequence DNA:
- the LOC131169400 gene encoding uncharacterized protein LOC131169400: MASYEALYDRKCKSPLYSTEVREARVHDLDLVQYTSKMVSLIKECLKIAFSRQKSYADPRRKDVEFIVSDYAFLKVSPMKGVMRFGKKGKLTPHYIGPFEVTDRMGTVAYQLELLPNLSHVHPAQEGHYNVVVLWAQGLWIKKCCLSCFADWVTRASFLFLLSCYSNLRLICE, encoded by the exons ATGGCAtcttatgaggcactatatgacaGGAAGTGTAAGTCTCCTCTATATTCGACAGAAGTTAGAGAAGCAAGAGTACATGATCTAGATTTAGTGCAGTATACTTCAAAGATGGTTTCTTTGATCAAGGAATGTCTGAAgatagctttcagtaggcagaagagttacgcAGATCCAAGGAgaaaagatgtagaatttatagTGAGTGACTATGcattcttgaaggtttctcctatgaaaggAGTTATGAGATTTGGGAAAAAAGGAAAGTTGACACCCCAttacataggaccttttgaggTCACAGATAGAATGGGAACAGTTGCCTACCAGTTGGAGTTGCtaccaaacctttctcatgtccaccca GCTCAAGAGGGGCATTATAATGTTGTTGTATTGTGGGCCCAAGGCCTTTGGATTAAGAAATGTTGTTTGAGTTGTTTTGcagattgg gtgaccAGAGCCAGCTTTCTATTTCTGCTTAGCTGCTATAGTAATCTCCGGTtgatctgtgagtag